Proteins encoded together in one Altererythrobacter epoxidivorans window:
- a CDS encoding nucleotidyltransferase family protein: protein MSGLASDTAMVMAAGLGKRMRPLTATQPKPMVRVAGKPLIDHALDRLAEAGVSRAVVNVHYLADALEAHITERESPSIIISDERDLLLETGGGMIKAKDHLPDPFFCLNADNIWLDGPASGFHDLSNRWNPNEMDALLLVVPHTRAVNFNGQGDFHMDAVGRLSRRKPGRVAPFIYTGIQLVSHRLLRDAPEGNFSTNVLWNRAIEEGRLFGASFTGLWFEVGTPQAIKPTEDALARG from the coding sequence GCGAATGCGACCTCTTACCGCGACACAGCCCAAGCCAATGGTTCGGGTGGCGGGGAAGCCTCTGATCGACCATGCACTCGACCGGTTGGCCGAGGCAGGCGTCAGTCGGGCCGTTGTCAATGTACACTATCTCGCCGATGCGCTTGAAGCCCACATCACGGAGCGCGAGTCCCCTTCGATCATCATATCCGACGAGCGTGATCTCCTCCTCGAGACGGGCGGCGGTATGATCAAGGCGAAGGACCATTTACCTGATCCGTTTTTCTGTCTCAACGCGGACAACATCTGGCTCGACGGACCTGCCTCCGGATTTCACGACCTGTCGAACCGCTGGAATCCGAACGAGATGGACGCGCTGCTGCTGGTGGTCCCTCATACGCGTGCGGTCAATTTCAACGGCCAGGGCGACTTTCACATGGACGCGGTTGGCCGGCTATCACGGCGCAAGCCGGGCAGGGTTGCGCCGTTCATCTATACCGGGATCCAGCTTGTCTCCCACCGGCTGCTGCGCGATGCGCCGGAAGGCAATTTTTCGACGAATGTGCTCTGGAACCGGGCGATCGAAGAGGGGAGGCTGTTCGGTGCAAGCTTTACCGGCCTCTGGTTCGAAGTAGGCACTCCGCAGGCGATCAAGCCGACGGAAGACGCGCTCGCGCGTGGCTGA
- the addA gene encoding double-strand break repair helicase AddA: MSGAVLPLHGNQRLAVDPERNVWLSASAGTGKTQVLSARVLRLLLRPEVDPSEILCLTFTKAGAAEMAVRINSVLARWVRLDDITLQNELEYLGAPYDPATRERARTLFASVLDCPGGGLRIDTIHAFSQWLLANFPNEAELIPGARPMEDREREVLASDVLADMLAEAERTNDVATLDAVADFTCRKDPDALRAWLMRCAKQRSLWFGRTAWQPPMRAQVLQLLGLPSDASEKHIAEMCDDVTFDTVSLKRCWQTLSEWDAKAGREGSEAIAAWLSADAVGRAQSIDDLYFGLFTKTTDAPKQLANVLKRDAEYGNYIDRVKAHIDLIRSFRTLLDLADFLAPALELGRKFALAWDDAKTREGLLDFDDLIFRAAILLKEQASADWIRYKLDRRFDHILVDEAQDTNRDQWDIVLDGLIDDFFAGEGAAGNRLRTIFAVGDYKQAIFGFQGTSPENFEKARQRVKAMIGAASENLDRMRSSSRMPVFSNLDLGQSFRTSASVLGFVDQAIEAIGPGALGLKEYHQHEGQDRPGLVTMWEPVHDARANGGDDDKQNWLARHDRLLADKIADQVQRWTSEQEPFALAKGEPRNAGPGDIMVLVRRRRELASLIVARLHAKGVPVAGVDRLRLGAPLAVKDLMAGLRFAAQPLDDLNLANLLSSPLIGWSQDDLLAHCPRPEKKRLWHHLRESSEPLVAQTLARLRDLLTRADFDTPESLLHWMLVGPWQGRRNLVARLGREANDPIDELINAAFAYESVHTPSLAGFIHWFDVGEGELKRDAGEASNLVRVMTVHGSKGLQAPIVILADATGAPSDGGDLTLDEQLPGSTGREVPIPGLKKEEIAGPLSDSKAAAAAAELQEHWRLLYVAMTRAEEALFIGGSLGPREAKGPHIDSWYARLAPLFGADGLTDELWGARREIGERAEPVVSSRDTAKSAASSLPSWAVTPIGPGPRPPRPLAPSGAGEDQAADPPLAPAEARAAAQRGVLIHRLLERLPDVTVAERASAADAWLARQAADMTPAARAEIVQHSLQVLEHPDFAHVFAPEALAEVPLAARVGGEVIAGIADRLLVEADRITVVDFKTTRRPPEALDDVPAATLRQIAAYVAALGEIYPDREIVAALLYTHAPRLIVVDSGAIAPFKTAFEEN, from the coding sequence ATGAGCGGCGCGGTCCTTCCCCTGCACGGCAACCAGCGACTGGCGGTCGATCCGGAACGTAACGTATGGCTCTCTGCCTCTGCCGGGACAGGAAAGACGCAGGTTCTTTCCGCGCGCGTTTTGCGGCTCTTGCTTAGACCCGAGGTCGATCCGTCCGAAATCCTCTGCTTGACCTTTACCAAGGCGGGGGCTGCCGAAATGGCGGTGCGCATCAATTCCGTGCTGGCGCGGTGGGTCAGGCTGGATGACATAACGCTGCAAAACGAGCTCGAATATCTCGGGGCACCCTATGATCCGGCAACGAGGGAGCGGGCGCGGACCTTGTTTGCGAGCGTGCTCGATTGCCCCGGTGGCGGGCTCAGGATCGACACGATCCACGCTTTCTCGCAGTGGCTGCTAGCCAATTTCCCCAACGAGGCCGAATTGATCCCCGGCGCAAGGCCGATGGAGGATCGCGAGCGTGAAGTCCTGGCAAGCGATGTCCTGGCTGACATGCTTGCAGAAGCCGAACGGACAAACGACGTCGCCACGCTCGATGCCGTTGCCGATTTTACCTGTCGCAAGGATCCCGATGCGCTGCGAGCATGGCTGATGCGCTGCGCCAAACAGCGATCGCTCTGGTTCGGCCGGACGGCATGGCAGCCGCCGATGCGCGCGCAAGTCCTCCAGCTTCTGGGCCTGCCCAGCGATGCGAGTGAAAAGCACATTGCAGAAATGTGCGACGATGTGACGTTCGACACTGTAAGCCTGAAACGCTGCTGGCAGACCTTGAGCGAATGGGACGCGAAAGCCGGTAGGGAGGGGAGCGAAGCCATTGCCGCGTGGCTATCTGCCGATGCCGTCGGACGCGCCCAGTCCATCGACGATCTTTATTTCGGCCTTTTCACCAAGACGACCGATGCACCGAAGCAATTGGCCAATGTGCTGAAACGCGACGCCGAATACGGCAATTACATCGATCGCGTGAAAGCACATATCGACCTGATACGGTCGTTCCGGACACTACTGGACCTGGCGGACTTCCTCGCCCCCGCGCTGGAACTCGGGCGGAAATTCGCCCTGGCATGGGACGATGCCAAGACGCGGGAGGGGCTGCTCGATTTCGACGACCTCATCTTTCGCGCGGCCATCCTGCTTAAGGAACAGGCCAGCGCCGACTGGATCCGGTACAAGCTCGACCGGCGTTTCGATCACATCCTCGTCGACGAGGCGCAGGATACCAATCGCGATCAGTGGGACATCGTTCTCGACGGTCTGATCGACGATTTCTTCGCGGGCGAGGGTGCTGCCGGAAACCGGTTGCGCACGATCTTCGCCGTTGGTGACTACAAACAGGCGATTTTCGGTTTCCAGGGTACCAGCCCTGAAAACTTCGAGAAGGCACGCCAGCGAGTGAAAGCCATGATCGGCGCGGCGTCAGAGAACCTCGACCGGATGCGAAGCTCGTCCCGGATGCCGGTCTTCTCCAACCTCGATCTTGGCCAGTCTTTCAGGACTTCGGCAAGCGTTCTCGGCTTTGTCGACCAGGCCATCGAGGCCATTGGTCCCGGAGCGCTGGGGCTGAAGGAATACCACCAGCACGAAGGTCAGGACCGTCCAGGCCTGGTGACCATGTGGGAGCCGGTTCACGACGCGCGCGCCAATGGCGGTGACGACGACAAGCAGAACTGGCTGGCCCGCCATGACCGCTTGCTGGCCGACAAGATCGCGGACCAGGTCCAGCGGTGGACGAGCGAACAGGAGCCCTTCGCGCTTGCCAAGGGTGAACCGCGCAACGCCGGGCCGGGCGACATCATGGTTCTGGTTCGCAGGCGGCGCGAACTCGCCTCGTTGATCGTCGCGCGATTGCACGCGAAGGGCGTTCCGGTTGCTGGCGTCGACAGGTTGAGGCTGGGCGCGCCCCTCGCCGTGAAGGACCTGATGGCGGGGCTGCGATTCGCAGCACAGCCATTGGACGATCTCAATCTCGCCAACCTTTTGTCGTCGCCATTGATCGGCTGGAGCCAGGACGACCTTCTCGCCCATTGCCCGCGGCCCGAGAAGAAAAGGCTGTGGCACCATTTGCGCGAAAGCAGCGAGCCCTTGGTCGCGCAAACCTTGGCGCGTCTGCGCGACCTCCTGACGCGCGCAGATTTCGATACGCCCGAATCCCTGCTTCACTGGATGCTCGTCGGGCCGTGGCAGGGCAGGCGAAACCTCGTCGCGCGGCTCGGCAGGGAGGCGAACGATCCGATCGACGAACTAATCAATGCGGCCTTCGCATACGAGTCGGTGCATACTCCCAGCCTTGCCGGCTTCATCCATTGGTTCGATGTCGGCGAGGGGGAATTGAAGCGCGATGCGGGTGAAGCGTCCAATCTCGTCCGCGTGATGACCGTCCACGGCTCGAAAGGGCTACAGGCACCGATTGTCATCCTCGCCGATGCTACCGGCGCTCCGAGTGATGGTGGGGACCTTACGCTCGATGAGCAGCTTCCCGGCTCGACCGGTCGGGAAGTGCCCATTCCCGGCTTGAAGAAGGAAGAGATCGCGGGGCCTCTTTCTGACAGCAAGGCAGCGGCGGCGGCAGCAGAATTGCAGGAGCACTGGCGCCTTTTATACGTTGCCATGACGCGTGCGGAAGAAGCGCTTTTCATTGGCGGCTCGCTTGGGCCGCGCGAAGCGAAGGGGCCGCATATCGATAGCTGGTATGCGCGGCTTGCCCCCCTGTTCGGGGCGGATGGACTGACGGACGAGCTGTGGGGCGCTCGCAGGGAAATCGGCGAGCGGGCCGAGCCTGTCGTGAGCTCTCGCGATACGGCCAAGAGCGCTGCTTCGTCGCTCCCGTCGTGGGCAGTGACTCCGATCGGTCCGGGGCCTCGGCCACCGCGTCCGTTGGCGCCATCCGGGGCAGGAGAAGATCAGGCCGCAGATCCGCCGTTGGCGCCTGCAGAGGCCCGAGCGGCTGCTCAACGGGGTGTCCTGATCCACCGCCTGCTGGAGCGTTTGCCCGATGTTACAGTGGCAGAACGGGCCAGCGCTGCCGACGCATGGCTGGCGAGACAGGCTGCCGATATGACGCCTGCCGCGCGCGCGGAAATCGTGCAGCATTCGTTGCAGGTTCTCGAGCATCCCGACTTTGCTCACGTTTTCGCACCCGAAGCCTTGGCGGAAGTGCCGCTCGCCGCGAGAGTTGGCGGCGAGGTCATCGCAGGTATCGCCGACAGGCTGCTGGTAGAAGCGGACCGGATCACGGTCGTCGATTTCAAGACGACGCGCCGCCCGCCTGAAGCTCTGGACGACGTTCCGGCAGCGACATTGAGGCAGATAGCAGCTTATGTTGCCGCCCTGGGCGAGATCTATCCGGATCGGGAGATAGTTGCCGCCCTTCTCTATACCCATGCCCCGCGTCTGATCGTCGTGGACAGCGGTGCAATCGCGCCATTCAAGACCGCGTTTGAGGAAAACTAG
- a CDS encoding PD-(D/E)XK nuclease family protein, producing the protein MAEARHPNIYSIAAHRGFADALVAGLFARHFDSDLGLSRLTLLLPSSRAARTVSEAFIRLAGEEGLRGLLMPRMAMVGDLDLDETLGSLIDPLGASDIPPAVDPMRRWLELAGLLKIEIEELGRPLPGSAGLMRLARETAATMDRLLVEEITPDDLTGAKVLDMLGNLSGHWQDSIRLFARVQARWRSRLEERGEVDAATRRNMLFERAARRWRETPPDTPIIAAGVTSASPALARMLRSISLLPDGAVILPDLDLSMDGAAWDELGLAGQAKEPDGPVFARGDALTHPQYHLKLLLNRMNANREEVQQWHRKGIGAASPERTHAISTLFLPPEASKSWVDLEAKKRRLSGVRLLTMPTSEEEAQAIALLVRQALETPEKRVAVVTPDRALARRVVRHLERWNIAADDTAGRPLNLTAAGRFILQLAEAVTEDFAPVQMVAALAHPLVRRGEERREWLANLRQFERRLRGPKPLPGLAVLTQAAGDAGVAEWWDEEVLPILSQLGALEADAPLAEVLDCLATAGEALAGEGLWAQEDGRALSRFIEDLRANSLATQATVETGEIHAVLSDAMEQVAVRPPYGGHPRVAIYGLLESRMTRADLVICSGLNEGTWPGASVTDSLLAPPILRALGVPGADFRIGLSAHDLAGALGAPEVVLSRAERDMDGPTIPSRFVLRIEALLSENADRHRDKDITAMAGQLDRETPAAEPYPRPRPNPKGELRDVPIKVTALDRLLGDPYQFYAQEILALRPLDPLEADATPALQGTLAHKVLEVWHKAREKDPKTPILPIAAQLLRESNLHPVVRGLWQPRLFAALQWIGDEIARLEAEGRTVIGVERKGSMTYGGVRVYGRADRIDRMPDGTLAIVDYKTGQPPSAAKVEAGYALQLGLLGLIAREGDFEGLTGEANTFEYWSLAKNDGDFGFVDEPLKTGGKRSGLTADEFLPRHEQFLEEAISRFVKGTDPFTAKENPDYPGYTDFDQLMRLEEWQIRVVDLDNGESGEGGE; encoded by the coding sequence GTGGCTGAGGCGCGCCACCCCAACATCTATTCGATCGCTGCCCATCGAGGTTTTGCGGATGCACTGGTGGCAGGGCTGTTTGCGCGCCACTTCGACAGCGATCTCGGATTATCCCGGCTGACCCTGTTGCTGCCGTCGAGCCGCGCGGCCCGGACAGTAAGCGAAGCTTTTATCCGGCTGGCTGGTGAAGAAGGGCTCCGGGGATTGCTGATGCCGCGGATGGCAATGGTCGGCGATCTCGATCTCGACGAGACCCTAGGTTCTTTGATCGACCCGCTAGGTGCCAGTGATATTCCTCCGGCCGTCGATCCAATGAGGCGCTGGCTCGAACTGGCGGGACTGCTCAAAATCGAAATCGAAGAGCTTGGCAGGCCGCTCCCCGGCAGCGCCGGCCTGATGCGATTGGCGCGCGAGACCGCTGCGACGATGGATCGTCTGCTGGTTGAGGAAATCACTCCGGACGATCTGACCGGCGCAAAGGTCCTCGACATGCTCGGCAATCTGTCGGGGCACTGGCAGGATTCGATCCGCCTGTTCGCACGTGTCCAGGCGCGTTGGCGCAGCAGGCTTGAAGAACGGGGCGAAGTCGATGCGGCGACGCGTCGAAACATGCTGTTCGAACGAGCTGCCCGTCGTTGGCGCGAAACTCCGCCGGACACGCCGATAATCGCTGCAGGCGTCACCAGTGCCTCGCCAGCGCTGGCGCGCATGCTGCGATCGATTTCATTGCTTCCGGACGGAGCCGTGATCCTGCCGGACCTCGACCTTTCCATGGATGGCGCAGCCTGGGACGAACTTGGTCTTGCAGGACAGGCGAAAGAGCCGGACGGACCAGTCTTCGCACGCGGAGACGCGCTGACGCATCCGCAATACCATTTGAAGTTGCTCCTCAACCGCATGAACGCCAATCGCGAGGAAGTGCAGCAGTGGCACCGCAAAGGGATCGGCGCTGCTTCGCCCGAGCGAACACATGCCATCTCGACGCTCTTTCTTCCTCCCGAAGCAAGCAAGTCATGGGTCGATCTTGAGGCAAAGAAGCGCCGTCTTTCCGGCGTGCGCCTGTTGACCATGCCGACGAGCGAGGAGGAGGCGCAGGCTATCGCCTTGCTCGTGCGGCAGGCGTTGGAGACACCTGAAAAGCGGGTTGCAGTCGTGACGCCGGACCGCGCGCTGGCACGCAGGGTCGTGCGTCATCTCGAACGCTGGAATATCGCTGCGGATGATACGGCAGGCAGGCCGCTGAACCTGACTGCTGCGGGACGTTTCATCCTGCAACTCGCCGAGGCCGTTACCGAAGATTTTGCACCTGTGCAGATGGTCGCGGCGCTTGCTCATCCACTCGTCAGGCGGGGTGAGGAGCGACGCGAATGGCTGGCAAATCTTCGCCAGTTCGAGCGGCGTCTGCGGGGGCCGAAGCCCTTGCCGGGGCTGGCTGTGCTGACGCAAGCCGCCGGAGACGCCGGTGTCGCCGAGTGGTGGGATGAGGAGGTCCTGCCTATCCTGTCTCAACTCGGCGCATTGGAAGCAGATGCGCCGCTCGCCGAAGTCCTCGATTGCCTCGCCACCGCAGGTGAAGCGCTTGCCGGTGAGGGGTTGTGGGCTCAGGAAGACGGCCGCGCACTTTCGCGTTTTATCGAGGACTTGAGGGCCAATTCGCTCGCGACCCAAGCCACCGTGGAGACAGGCGAGATCCATGCGGTTCTGAGCGATGCAATGGAGCAAGTTGCGGTGCGGCCACCTTACGGAGGCCATCCTCGCGTCGCGATCTACGGCTTGCTCGAATCCCGCATGACCCGTGCCGATCTGGTGATCTGCAGCGGACTGAACGAGGGCACCTGGCCGGGCGCATCGGTGACAGATTCCCTGCTGGCGCCGCCTATCCTGAGAGCCTTGGGCGTTCCGGGTGCCGACTTCCGCATCGGGCTGTCCGCGCACGACCTGGCAGGTGCGCTCGGAGCGCCTGAAGTGGTGCTGAGCAGGGCAGAGCGTGACATGGACGGTCCAACCATCCCGTCGCGCTTCGTCCTCAGGATCGAGGCCTTGTTGAGCGAAAATGCCGACCGGCATCGCGACAAGGACATCACGGCAATGGCAGGACAGCTGGACCGAGAGACTCCCGCGGCCGAGCCCTATCCGCGCCCCCGTCCCAATCCGAAAGGCGAATTGCGCGATGTCCCGATCAAGGTGACCGCGCTCGACCGCCTTCTTGGCGACCCCTACCAGTTCTACGCGCAGGAAATCCTCGCGCTTCGACCGCTCGACCCGCTCGAGGCGGATGCGACCCCGGCTTTGCAGGGAACATTGGCGCATAAGGTTCTGGAGGTCTGGCATAAGGCCCGCGAGAAGGATCCAAAGACGCCGATCCTTCCGATAGCGGCGCAGCTCTTGCGCGAAAGCAACCTCCATCCGGTGGTGCGCGGATTGTGGCAACCGCGCCTTTTCGCAGCACTGCAATGGATCGGCGACGAAATTGCGCGGCTTGAAGCGGAAGGGCGCACGGTCATCGGCGTCGAGCGCAAAGGCTCCATGACCTACGGCGGTGTGCGAGTTTATGGCCGCGCCGACCGTATCGACAGGATGCCGGACGGGACGCTTGCCATTGTCGACTACAAGACGGGACAACCGCCATCAGCCGCCAAGGTAGAGGCCGGATACGCGCTCCAGCTCGGTCTTCTGGGGTTGATTGCAAGAGAAGGCGACTTCGAGGGGCTCACCGGTGAAGCAAATACGTTCGAGTACTGGTCGCTCGCCAAAAACGATGGCGATTTCGGGTTCGTTGACGAGCCGCTGAAAACAGGTGGCAAACGGTCGGGGCTGACTGCAGACGAGTTCCTGCCGCGGCATGAACAGTTTCTGGAAGAAGCGATCAGTCGCTTCGTCAAGGGCACGGATCCGTTCACCGCCAAGGAGAACCCCGACTATCCAGGCTACACTGATTTCGATCAGCTGATGCGCCTCGAGGAATGGCAAATCCGTGTGGTCGATCTCGACAACGGCGAAAGCGGGGAGGGCGGTGAATGA
- the trxA gene encoding thioredoxin: MATVNVTDSSFQSDVLQSDKPVLVDFWADWCGPCKMIAPALEEISDELADQVTIAKMDIMDNPETPGSLGVQGIPYLALYKGGEKVAELTGARPKSQLKAWLEGEL; encoded by the coding sequence ATGGCCACCGTCAATGTGACCGATTCCAGCTTCCAGTCCGATGTGCTCCAGTCCGACAAGCCCGTGCTCGTCGACTTCTGGGCCGATTGGTGTGGCCCGTGCAAGATGATTGCACCCGCGCTCGAGGAAATCAGCGATGAGCTTGCCGACCAGGTCACGATCGCCAAGATGGACATCATGGACAACCCGGAAACCCCGGGCAGCCTCGGCGTGCAGGGCATCCCGTACCTCGCGCTCTACAAGGGCGGTGAAAAGGTCGCGGAACTGACCGGTGCGCGCCCGAAAAGCCAGCTCAAGGCATGGCTTGAAGGCGAACTTTAA